One region of Thunnus albacares chromosome 20, fThuAlb1.1, whole genome shotgun sequence genomic DNA includes:
- the pvalb9 gene encoding parvalbumin 9, whose product MSLTSILSAEAIENAIKDCQAPDTFCYKKFFKLCGLSSKTPKEVKDVFQILDDDNSGYIEESELKFFLQRFVPGARTLTEAETKSFISAADDDSDGKIGAEEFQTMVLS is encoded by the exons ATGTCTCTGACTTCCATCCTGTCAGCTGAGGCCATTGAAAATGCTATCAAGGACTGTCAAg CTCCGGACACTTTCTGCTACAAGAAGTTCTTCAAGCTGTGTGGACTCTCGTCAAAGACGCCCAAGGAGGTCAAAGATGTCTTCCAGATCCTTGATGATGACAACAGCGGCTACATCGAGGAGTCTGAGCTCAA GTTCTTCCTACAGCGGTTTGTCCCTGGGGCACGAACACTGACTGAGGCAGAAACCAAGAGCTTCATCTCAGCAGCTGATGATGATAGTGATGGCAAAATTGGAGCAGAGG AATTCCAGACTATGGTCCTCTCCTGA